CCTTCCTGTTCCACTGGTCCGCACTCTGTTCCAGGTACTCGATGCGCTGGGTAATGTCCTTCAACAGTGCACTGAGCTTAATCTTTGTTTTCTCCAGGTCGGGGTATTTCCCGGATAAGTCGCCGTTGCTCCCGGAATGGTTGCTCGAAGTATTTTCGACTTCGGTTTGCCAGAATTGCTGCTCGAAATCCAGCTCCTTGACGATTTCCAGGGCCGTGGAGCCGTCCATGGCCCTGGTTTCTTCCGAAAACATGGACAGCATGAAGAAGTCGCAGATAATGTTGATCAGCCTGGGCACCCCTCGGCTGTGAGTATGAATCAGGGCGAGAACCTCGGGAGCGAAGTCCACGGCCTCGCGGTTTCCGGCTTTTTCCAGGCGGTGCAGCACGTACTCCCCGGTTTCCTCCGCGGTCAGGGGTTGGATGTGGCAGTTGATGTTGATGCGTTGGCGTAGCTGGAGCATGTCCGGGGAGGCCAGGATGCGCTTGAGTTCCGGCTGACCCACCAGGATGATTTGTAAAAGCTTGGCTTGTTCCGTCTCCAGGTTGGAGAGCATGCGGACCTCTTCCAGGAGTTCCGCGGACAGATTCTGGGCTTCGTCGATGATCAGCACGGGCTGCATGTCCTTGGCGAACTGGTCGATCAGAAATTCGTTGAGTTCGCGCAACAACTGAATCTTGTCCTTGCCCTGCACGGGCAGCCCGAAATCGTCGTTGATCATGGAGATCAGTTGCTCTGAACTTACCTTGGTGTTGAAGACCTTGGAAAGGACGACTTTGGGGATCTTCTTTTTTATCAAGTCGCGAATGATGGTGGTCTTGCCTGAACCGATCTCACCGGTAATGAGGATGAACCCGGAACGGGACTTGATGCCGTAGTCCAGGTAGGTCATGGCCCGTTTGTGAGATTTGCTCTGGTAAAGAAAAGAGGGGTTGGGCAGCAGGTCAAAAGGCTTTGTGCGCAGATTGAAAAAGGATTCGTACACGAACGCTCCCGAATTACGTGCTGAGCAATGGGTGCTGAGTTGCGAGTGACAAGAATCAGCGGTTGAGAGATGCTCGCGGTTTGCCGATGTTTTTCACGGCTTCATGGGCTAGATTTTGTTAAATGCGCAACTGTTCATAGTTTCTATCTTCAAGGCCATGCCACAGTAGAAAAAACGTGTTTATTTCCTTTATCCGGTACCATAACCATAACCATAACCATAGCCATAGTGATAGTGGGAGTAGCTGCTGCCCAGAGAGTCTGGAGGCGCATTGTTGTAGACAAGGCCCAGCATGCTCGCGCCGCGCATGGCCTCCATGGCATCCTTGATGTTTTCCACGGTGGATAGACCTGATTTGACCACCAGAATTACCTCGTCCACGATGGTGCTCAGAGTTCTGGTTTCGGCAAAGGGCAACACCGGCGGGGTATCAATGATGATATATCTGTCCGCATAGCGGTGTTTCATTTCCTTGATCAAGTCGCGCATCTTGCTGGAAGAAAAAAGCTCACCCGGATTCGGCGTGGCCCTGCCCGAAGGCAGGACCACCAGCTTGCCGATGCCGGTTTTAATAAGCAGGTCAGGGACGGCGGCCCCGTCCAGCAGGCATTCGGCCAAGCCTGGCCTGGGACCCAGGCCCAGGTACTTTTCGACGGAGGGCCTGCGCAGATCCGCGTCAATGAGCAGGACGGTATGGTCGTATTCCTGGGCCAGACTGATGGCCAGGTTTATCGCGGTGGTGGTTTTGCCCTCGCCGGACATCGCGCTGGTGATCATCAGGGTGTTTCTCACCTGATCGGCCCTGGTCAGTTTGATGATCATTTCCTTGAGCTTGCGGTATTCCTCGGCCATGGGGGACTGGGGGTTGGTGGCCGCGACAAGGGTGGGGTTGGTGATCTCAAGAGGCCTTTGGGTGGGGATGAAGGCGTGCGGAGGAGCCTCGGGTGATGGAGTCCGCGATTCAGGGTTGTCATCCGGGCGACCCGTCCTTTCCAGGTTGACGTCGCGCAGCTTGGCGGCCTTTTCCAGGGCTTGTTCGATTCTACTCATGATGCTTCTAGTTTGGTTTCCTTGGTGAGATGTGGTGATGTGCACACAGCGTGGACCTTATGAAAAGATTCTCCAATAGATTCGTTTCAATACGGAGAGGCCACGATCCACATAAGGTTGATCCAGCAGGTTGGTGACAGCCTTGTGCAGGATGTTGATCTGCAAGAATTCAAGGGCCAGAATTCCCATGATCATCAGCAGCATCAAGCCGGCCAAAAAATAGAAAAGCAGGTTTTTGCGCTTCTGGCGCATGACCAACCCAGGATCGAGCATCCTGGGAACCACGGCCAGGATGGGCAAACCGAGGTTTTTCAGGGTGTCCACATGGCGAACGGAATGGTCCAGGAAGTCCAGGGCGATAGTCAGTCCCAGGCCTGCTCCCAGGCCAAGAACAATGCCCATGAGCATCAGCATCAGCCGGTTCGGGCTGACCGGCTTGGAGGGCAGGATGGCGGGGTCCACGACGCGGAACGTGGTGGTCTTATCCTGAAGCTCCATCTGTCGGGATACTTCGGCTTGGCCGAAGCGGTTCATCAATTGTTCGAGAACCCGTTGCTGTTCGGCCCGTTTGTGCTCCAGTTCCGCAAACTCGGCCTGGGCCGCCGGGATCAGTTGAAGCATTTCGCGGTTGGAAGCAATCTGCCTGCGGAGCCTTTCCTCCTGTGCCCTCAGTTCCTGGGCCTGGATGCTGAAGACATCGGTCCCACGGCTTTTGGGGCGCGGTGCAGCGGGTTCTTCCGGGTTGTCCTTGCGTTGCTGTTCCAACGCCTGGATTGCCGATCTGGTCCTGACAACATCTGGATGGCTGGGACCGTAACGGAGCAGGAGTCCGTCCAGGCGCTGTTCCAGGGCGTCCAGTCTGGCCAAATGGCCCTGCATGGGGTTGCCTTGTTCGTCAAAGCTCATGGCCTGGGCCTGGGAAGCCTGGGAGAGCAGTTCAAATCGGCGTACGGACAGCTCCTGAAGTCTGTCTTCGGCCTGGGCGATCTCCTGGAGAACCAGTCCGGGGTCTCTGTTGAGAAGGTTGCCTTTTTCCGTGCGCAGGGCCAGGACAGCCGCGTCCGCTTCATCCAGGCGCTCCTTGAAAATCTCGATCTGCTCCGCCAGAAACAGGAAGGCGTCGTAAGTGTCCTGGCGACTGGTGGTGATGTTTTGTTCGATATAACGCCGCACCAGAGTGTTGACATAATCCCTGGCCACTTGCGGGTTTTCGTGCCTGAAAGAGATGACGAACAGACCGTCTCTGGGGCGCAGGGAGATGTTGGTTGCCGAGCGTAACTGCTGTACCAGCTCCTCTCGCTGGGCATCGCTGGTGATGTGCAAATCCAGGTTCAATTCCCGGATGACTTGCAAAAGCAGGGTCCTGGTCTGCATGGCCGTGGTCAGCACGCGGATCTTGGCGTCCATGGAGGTCGTCACGGCAATGCCCTGCATCAGACTGGCCATGACGTTCTCTTCGATGAACACCGTGCTTCTGGCTTCATACTTGTCGGTCAACGCCTGACTATAGAAAATCCCCGCGAAGGATATGATCAGGGTCACGAAAATGATCAGGAAACGCCTGTTGTAGGCGAGATAAAGATACTTCTTGTAGTCAAAGTCTGTCTGAAGTGCGGCCATGAGAGCTCCGATCGGGAGGATTCAGTTCTGAGTTCCGGATAAAAGATTTTGAGGGTTTCTTGTCGGCACGAGGCGGATCAACTCGCAACCCGCATGTCCTCCTGCCATCCCGTCGTGCACTGCGAAGCGGATGTGAGCCTAGAACAGCCCCTCTCGCACGATGACATAGTCTCCGGGCATGAGCTCGATATTCTGGGTGGTGTCCCCCTGAAGCAAATCCTTGCCGCGCACCGGGATGACCAGGTCCTCGTCGTCTTGCTGCTTGCGGACGACGCTGGTCCGGTTTTCCCTGGCCATGGGGGAGAAGCCGCCGGCCTCCAGGACCGCTTCCAGCAGGGTCAACCCTTCTCTGTAAGGCAGGAAACGGGGGTCGTTGACGGCTCCAAGAACATAGACATTGGGATCCTTGAGCCGGGGGATGAACAGGAAGTCGTTACCTTGGAGCAGGATGTCCTGGGTGACGTCTCCGTCCACGTACAGCCCGTGCAAGTTCTCCTTGATGATCGTGCCGGCCCGCATCAGGTAGGCTCGGGAAAAGTCCGCGCTTTTCGTATTGCTCAATGAGGCCAGACCCTGAAGCAGGGAAGACTGGGGCGGCAGGCTCAATGGTCCGGTGGTTTCGACGCCTTCACCAAAGACATAGAGCCTGCGCGGTGAGATTTCTTGGACCGTGACCGTGACGATGGGGTTCTGGACCATGGTCGCGAGTCGTTTTTCAAGCACGTCGGTCAGGGCCATGGGCGTCAATCCGGCGGCCTGTACGTCCCGCAGGCCCGGAATGGTGATTTTTCCATCCGGGCGGACTTTGGCCGTGACGCTTAGGGATTCTTCGCCCCAGACGGAAATGGAGAGGACGTCATTCTCGGCGACTACGTACTCTTCGGCCAGGGATGTGGTGGGCAGGAGGAGAATAATCAGCAGGGGCAGGATCAGGCGTTTCATGGGAACTCCTTATGGTATTTGATAGCGTATCGGCTTCAGGGACGCTCAAAAAAAAGTGCCGGAGCGCAAGTCCCGGTGCAACGGAAGTGTGCGGGAATTTCAGGGCCAGGGAAAGGCATCTGGATTTCGTCTTCCCTGAGTCACCGCGTCCGCTGTACTGCAAATGCGCACTCAGCACTCGTTTGTCCAGACCTCAACAACAGAGGTTCTGGCGTTGCAAGCAGGGCGTCAAGTCCTATCTGCTTCCCTCTCGAAACAGGATTACGCCGATGGTTCGGAGCATGATCCGGATATCGAGCAGGATGGATAAATTTTTTACATAATAGAGATCGTAGCGCAATTTTTCAACAGCGTCCTCCACCGAGGCACCGTAGGGGTAGCAGACCTGGGCCCAGCCGGTGACGCCGGGTTTAACATAGTGCCGTTCGGAATAGTAGGGGATCAGCTCCTTGAGCTTGGCCACGAATTCGGGTCGCTCAGGCCGCGGGCCCACAAGGCTCATGTCGCCCTGCAGGACGTTGAAGAGCTGGGGGATTTCATCAATGCGGCTTTTGCGCAGGAATCTGCCTAGCCGAGTGATGCGTGGATCGTCCTTTTCAGCCCAGACAGCTCCGGTAATGTTTTCCGCATCCTGCCGCATGGATCGGAACTTGATCAAGGTAAATTCCTTGTCGCCCTGGCCGACGCGGGTCTGGCGGAAGAAAACCGGGCCCGGAGAGTCCAGTTTGATGAGCAGGGCCACGATGGGCAAAAACGGCGAGACCAGCAGCAACCCGAGGCCGGCCGTGGTCACGTCCACCATGCGTTTGGCAAAGCGGAT
This region of Desulfonatronum thiodismutans genomic DNA includes:
- a CDS encoding XrtA/PEP-CTERM system-associated ATPase; the protein is MYESFFNLRTKPFDLLPNPSFLYQSKSHKRAMTYLDYGIKSRSGFILITGEIGSGKTTIIRDLIKKKIPKVVLSKVFNTKVSSEQLISMINDDFGLPVQGKDKIQLLRELNEFLIDQFAKDMQPVLIIDEAQNLSAELLEEVRMLSNLETEQAKLLQIILVGQPELKRILASPDMLQLRQRININCHIQPLTAEETGEYVLHRLEKAGNREAVDFAPEVLALIHTHSRGVPRLINIICDFFMLSMFSEETRAMDGSTALEIVKELDFEQQFWQTEVENTSSNHSGSNGDLSGKYPDLEKTKIKLSALLKDITQRIEYLEQSADQWNRKVFLDGSEERMSRLEESIAQQALQLEILGEEIHKLQAQSRNTPQDEGMIGHRDANSRLSDAETGPPPQGKGFLRRLFGNGNEG
- a CDS encoding XrtA-associated tyrosine autokinase, translated to MSRIEQALEKAAKLRDVNLERTGRPDDNPESRTPSPEAPPHAFIPTQRPLEITNPTLVAATNPQSPMAEEYRKLKEMIIKLTRADQVRNTLMITSAMSGEGKTTTAINLAISLAQEYDHTVLLIDADLRRPSVEKYLGLGPRPGLAECLLDGAAVPDLLIKTGIGKLVVLPSGRATPNPGELFSSSKMRDLIKEMKHRYADRYIIIDTPPVLPFAETRTLSTIVDEVILVVKSGLSTVENIKDAMEAMRGASMLGLVYNNAPPDSLGSSYSHYHYGYGYGYGYGTG
- a CDS encoding XrtA system polysaccharide chain length determinant; the encoded protein is MAALQTDFDYKKYLYLAYNRRFLIIFVTLIISFAGIFYSQALTDKYEARSTVFIEENVMASLMQGIAVTTSMDAKIRVLTTAMQTRTLLLQVIRELNLDLHITSDAQREELVQQLRSATNISLRPRDGLFVISFRHENPQVARDYVNTLVRRYIEQNITTSRQDTYDAFLFLAEQIEIFKERLDEADAAVLALRTEKGNLLNRDPGLVLQEIAQAEDRLQELSVRRFELLSQASQAQAMSFDEQGNPMQGHLARLDALEQRLDGLLLRYGPSHPDVVRTRSAIQALEQQRKDNPEEPAAPRPKSRGTDVFSIQAQELRAQEERLRRQIASNREMLQLIPAAQAEFAELEHKRAEQQRVLEQLMNRFGQAEVSRQMELQDKTTTFRVVDPAILPSKPVSPNRLMLMLMGIVLGLGAGLGLTIALDFLDHSVRHVDTLKNLGLPILAVVPRMLDPGLVMRQKRKNLLFYFLAGLMLLMIMGILALEFLQINILHKAVTNLLDQPYVDRGLSVLKRIYWRIFS
- a CDS encoding XrtA/PEP-CTERM system exopolysaccharide export protein, whose amino-acid sequence is MKRLILPLLIILLLPTTSLAEEYVVAENDVLSISVWGEESLSVTAKVRPDGKITIPGLRDVQAAGLTPMALTDVLEKRLATMVQNPIVTVTVQEISPRRLYVFGEGVETTGPLSLPPQSSLLQGLASLSNTKSADFSRAYLMRAGTIIKENLHGLYVDGDVTQDILLQGNDFLFIPRLKDPNVYVLGAVNDPRFLPYREGLTLLEAVLEAGGFSPMARENRTSVVRKQQDDEDLVIPVRGKDLLQGDTTQNIELMPGDYVIVREGLF